One stretch of Chryseobacterium fluminis DNA includes these proteins:
- a CDS encoding chloride channel protein, which translates to MLKIFILLRKSLKKSFDNIRNEQLKNNLLQAIPFWIGSVITGFLAVLYAKIFAWGEGLLHLIMNWHSWMIFVIAPIGFVLSWWLVKEFAPNAKGSGIPQVMAAVELANPKEHRKIRSLLSVKIIVFKMLSSVILVIGGGAVGREGPTIQIAGSVFRKVNEYLPEWWPKISKKNMIMTGAAAGLAAAFNTPLGGIVFAVEELSKTHINYFKTALFTAVIIAGLTAQTLAGSYLYLGYPKTNEVSLMVMFPIILVSGIAGILASQLSVTMLRMNNWKKRKLKTDRANVAFLVVCALIIASIAFFINQEILGSGKEIMERVLFTKDKHEPWYVPLLRMLGPALSFTSGGAGGIFAPALTAGASIGSVISGAISLTPNETNVVILAGMVAFLTGITRAPFTSAIIVLEMTDRHSLIFHLMLAGMVSSIVSILVSRHSLYDVIKVNFLSEIRKEP; encoded by the coding sequence ATGCTGAAAATATTCATTCTCCTACGAAAAAGTCTCAAAAAATCCTTCGACAACATCCGGAACGAACAGCTGAAGAACAATCTTCTTCAGGCGATTCCCTTTTGGATCGGATCTGTAATTACTGGTTTTTTGGCTGTTTTGTATGCTAAAATATTTGCGTGGGGTGAAGGTCTTCTGCATTTAATAATGAACTGGCATTCATGGATGATTTTCGTTATTGCTCCGATTGGTTTTGTCTTGTCGTGGTGGCTGGTGAAAGAATTTGCACCCAATGCTAAAGGGAGTGGCATCCCTCAGGTCATGGCTGCTGTTGAGCTTGCTAATCCCAAAGAACATAGAAAAATAAGAAGTTTATTAAGTGTAAAGATCATTGTTTTTAAAATGCTTTCTTCCGTCATTCTGGTCATTGGCGGAGGAGCCGTAGGCCGTGAAGGTCCTACTATTCAGATTGCAGGCTCTGTTTTCAGAAAAGTTAACGAATACCTTCCCGAATGGTGGCCGAAAATATCCAAGAAGAATATGATTATGACGGGGGCGGCAGCAGGCCTTGCCGCAGCTTTCAATACACCTCTCGGCGGAATCGTATTTGCTGTAGAGGAACTTTCGAAAACCCATATCAACTATTTCAAAACCGCTCTATTCACCGCAGTGATCATCGCAGGATTAACCGCTCAGACTTTAGCAGGTTCGTATTTATACCTGGGTTATCCAAAAACAAATGAGGTATCATTAATGGTGATGTTCCCCATTATCCTGGTGAGCGGTATTGCCGGTATTTTAGCGAGTCAGCTATCCGTTACGATGCTCAGAATGAACAACTGGAAAAAGAGAAAGCTGAAAACAGACAGGGCAAATGTGGCATTTCTGGTAGTTTGTGCTCTTATTATAGCATCTATTGCCTTTTTTATTAATCAGGAAATTTTGGGTTCGGGGAAGGAAATTATGGAGCGGGTTCTCTTTACAAAGGACAAACATGAACCCTGGTATGTTCCCCTTCTCAGGATGCTGGGACCTGCCCTATCCTTCACTTCCGGTGGCGCGGGAGGTATTTTTGCACCCGCACTTACGGCCGGCGCCAGTATCGGATCTGTAATTTCAGGAGCCATCAGCCTCACCCCGAATGAAACCAATGTGGTGATCCTAGCCGGAATGGTGGCTTTTCTCACAGGAATAACCAGAGCGCCTTTTACCTCTGCTATTATCGTTCTGGAAATGACAGACAGGCACTCGCTGATCTTCCACTTAATGTTGGCTGGAATGGTTTCTTCCATTGTTTCTATTCTGGTCAGCAGGCATTCTCTGTATGATGTTATTAAGGTAAATTTTCTTTCGGAAATAAGAAAGGAGCCGTAA
- a CDS encoding TolC family protein: MIDFHQLSLQQAVEVGLKNNKKIQISHLNHKMSETKEKDLQMEKLPDIEFHTSYHQVSNLFQHENGVFGKATKYDVINGMYDFTLSASVPLYMGGRIKNNEKKAAIDTEISLLKTHWDERQLTMEIITAFLQIHHLKEQQSLINDKMREDSVNIKQVKSLKANGVVTVNEVLRTSLQLSNHKMSWTELDNDIQIAEHQLKTLLSLPESQEMHVDTADLISENADIPYINELTETALHKNESVEMATKNLSLKKLDQKITKADYLPEITAGGEYFLKYPNMMFFPPEPYAYRLGMIGVNLTYPIGNLYKSKYKVQEAKENIDLAKLQIGENEENIRHKVYEAYKKFEETDQKVKIAEEAIIQAKENYRIVKTKYANKLSLITELIDADNAYLEAQSNLISVKINRQLKYYQLQYTIGNL, from the coding sequence ATGATAGATTTTCACCAGCTCAGCCTGCAGCAGGCCGTAGAAGTGGGATTAAAAAACAATAAAAAAATTCAGATCAGTCATCTGAACCATAAAATGTCCGAAACCAAAGAAAAGGATCTTCAGATGGAAAAACTTCCGGACATAGAATTCCATACAAGCTATCACCAGGTTTCCAATCTTTTTCAGCATGAAAACGGCGTATTCGGTAAAGCAACAAAATATGATGTGATCAACGGCATGTATGATTTTACCCTTTCAGCATCGGTTCCTCTGTATATGGGCGGAAGGATTAAAAATAATGAAAAGAAAGCGGCCATTGATACAGAAATTTCTTTATTGAAAACCCATTGGGACGAAAGGCAACTGACAATGGAAATCATCACCGCCTTTCTTCAGATCCATCATTTAAAAGAACAGCAAAGCCTGATTAACGATAAGATGAGAGAGGATTCCGTTAATATCAAACAAGTGAAATCCCTGAAAGCCAATGGTGTTGTTACCGTAAATGAAGTCCTGAGAACCTCTTTACAGCTTTCGAATCATAAAATGAGCTGGACCGAACTCGATAATGATATACAGATTGCCGAACATCAGTTAAAGACGCTCCTTTCGCTTCCCGAAAGTCAGGAAATGCATGTGGATACAGCAGATCTGATCTCGGAAAATGCGGACATCCCTTATATTAATGAATTAACGGAAACTGCTCTTCATAAAAATGAATCTGTTGAAATGGCAACGAAAAACCTGTCTCTTAAGAAACTGGATCAAAAGATCACAAAAGCGGACTACCTTCCGGAAATTACAGCGGGAGGAGAATATTTTTTAAAATATCCGAATATGATGTTTTTCCCTCCGGAGCCATATGCTTACCGTTTGGGAATGATCGGGGTAAATCTTACCTATCCTATCGGAAATCTTTATAAAAGTAAATATAAAGTGCAAGAGGCTAAGGAAAACATTGACCTCGCTAAACTGCAGATCGGTGAAAATGAAGAAAACATCAGGCATAAAGTCTATGAAGCGTACAAAAAGTTTGAAGAGACCGATCAGAAAGTGAAAATAGCAGAAGAAGCGATTATCCAGGCGAAGGAAAATTACCGTATCGTCAAAACAAAATATGCGAATAAATTAAGCTTAATTACAGAATTAATTGATGCTGATAATGCATATCTGGAAGCTCAGTCTAATCTCATTTCCGTAAAAATTAACCGACAACTTAAATATTATCAACTCCAATACACGATTGGAAACCTTTAA
- the rpsR gene encoding 30S ribosomal protein S18 — MAIDDMAKQASAGGESEVKFLTPLDINTKSEKKYCRFKKFGIKHVDYKDADFLLQFVNEQGKILPRRYTGTSLKYQRKVSAAIKRARHLALMPYVADLLK, encoded by the coding sequence ATGGCAATAGATGATATGGCTAAACAAGCCTCAGCTGGAGGAGAATCAGAAGTAAAGTTTCTTACTCCGCTTGATATCAATACAAAATCTGAAAAGAAATATTGTAGATTCAAAAAATTCGGAATTAAGCACGTTGATTACAAAGATGCTGATTTCTTATTACAGTTTGTAAACGAACAAGGTAAAATTTTACCAAGAAGATACACAGGAACTTCTTTGAAATACCAAAGAAAAGTTTCTGCAGCGATCAAAAGAGCAAGACACCTTGCTTTGATGCCGTACGTAGCTGACTTGTTAAAATAA
- the rpsF gene encoding 30S ribosomal protein S6, which yields MNNYETVFILTPVLSESQVEEAVNKYVDLIKEKNCEIVARENWGLKKLAYPIQLKKNGFYTLIEFKGEGTVVADLELAFKRDERVIRYLTTKLDKHAIDYAITRRTKVKTAKA from the coding sequence ATGAACAATTACGAAACTGTTTTCATTTTAACTCCCGTTCTATCTGAATCTCAGGTGGAGGAAGCAGTGAACAAGTATGTAGATCTTATCAAAGAAAAGAACTGCGAAATCGTTGCTAGAGAAAACTGGGGACTGAAAAAGCTGGCTTATCCGATTCAATTAAAAAAGAACGGATTCTACACTTTAATCGAGTTTAAAGGTGAAGGAACTGTAGTTGCTGATCTGGAATTAGCATTCAAACGTGACGAGAGAGTAATCCGTTACCTGACTACAAAACTGGACAAGCATGCTATTGATTATGCGATCACCAGAAGAACTAAAGTAAAGACAGCTAAGGCTTAA
- a CDS encoding helix-turn-helix domain-containing protein produces MGQSYDARTGTRFVKTEKDLLIYARSKFSLYLYSMNDSHFGAVEETDAEFYIYHVLTGSVKTEIHHHSSAQLVYAEGGIVHIFTDSKHWYLPARCFMWIPAGTPHYIFSTSPKVDLYNFYFKKEEGENGFYDEINIYSVSHLLREMILYTKEWDGKITKNDAPQYYFLKALKGILPEKRDKQLAFPVQHPFPSDETLLKIAQYIHANLEKHLSIESTAKEFGMSTRTLSRKFKEILGMNYVRFLRALRITRSLELMIEGKYNMYEIAMMVGYNSLSSFSNIFKKVIGIPPTEYQQKLKGNA; encoded by the coding sequence ATGGGGCAAAGTTACGATGCCCGTACAGGGACACGATTTGTGAAAACAGAAAAAGATTTGCTCATTTACGCCAGATCGAAATTTTCTCTATATCTTTATTCTATGAATGACAGTCATTTTGGAGCCGTTGAAGAAACTGACGCTGAGTTTTATATTTACCACGTTCTGACGGGAAGTGTTAAAACGGAGATTCATCATCACAGTTCTGCACAGTTAGTGTACGCAGAAGGAGGTATTGTGCATATTTTTACGGATTCAAAGCACTGGTATCTGCCGGCCAGATGTTTTATGTGGATTCCTGCAGGCACTCCGCATTATATTTTTTCCACGAGTCCGAAAGTAGATCTTTATAATTTTTATTTTAAAAAAGAAGAAGGCGAAAATGGCTTTTATGATGAAATCAATATCTATTCGGTCAGCCATCTACTGAGGGAGATGATTTTATACACAAAAGAATGGGATGGTAAAATAACAAAAAATGATGCGCCTCAATATTATTTTCTTAAAGCACTGAAAGGTATTTTACCCGAAAAGAGGGATAAACAGCTTGCGTTCCCGGTTCAGCATCCTTTTCCCAGTGATGAAACGCTTTTAAAGATTGCACAGTACATCCATGCTAACCTGGAAAAGCATTTAAGCATAGAATCTACGGCAAAGGAGTTTGGGATGAGTACAAGAACCCTTTCGAGAAAATTTAAGGAAATTTTGGGGATGAATTATGTTCGTTTTTTGCGGGCATTAAGAATTACAAGATCATTGGAACTGATGATTGAAGGAAAGTATAATATGTATGAAATTGCGATGATGGTAGGGTACAACAGCCTTTCATCATTCAGCAATATCTTTAAAAAGGTTATCGGGATTCCGCCTACGGAATATCAGCAGAAACTAAAAGGAAACGCTTAA
- the rplI gene encoding 50S ribosomal protein L9 produces MNIILKKDVENLGLEFDTVNVKPGYARNFLIPQGYALLATPKNVAALEATLESRKEEEAKLIAAANAVVDQLKKTSITIPAKVGSGDKLFGSINNADLSAALAKAGVSVEKKYIKIPGNTIKRTGKVTANIRLHRNVEYNFEFDIVSDAPVEAPKPAAPKPVAKVEETPSEEA; encoded by the coding sequence ATGAACATTATTCTAAAAAAAGACGTAGAAAACTTAGGTCTTGAATTCGACACGGTAAACGTAAAACCTGGTTACGCAAGAAACTTCTTAATTCCTCAGGGATATGCACTTTTAGCAACTCCTAAAAACGTAGCCGCTTTAGAAGCTACCCTGGAATCAAGAAAAGAAGAAGAAGCAAAATTAATCGCTGCTGCTAACGCGGTAGTAGATCAGTTGAAGAAGACTTCTATCACTATTCCTGCAAAAGTAGGTTCAGGAGATAAACTATTCGGATCTATCAACAATGCAGATCTTTCTGCTGCTCTAGCGAAAGCCGGAGTTTCTGTAGAGAAGAAATATATCAAAATTCCTGGAAACACGATCAAAAGAACAGGTAAAGTTACGGCTAACATCAGATTACACAGAAATGTTGAATACAACTTTGAGTTCGACATCGTATCTGACGCACCGGTAGAAGCTCCTAAACCAGCTGCTCCTAAACCAGTAGCTAAAGTAGAAGAAACTCCTTCTGAAGAAGCTTAA